One window from the genome of Thermococcus siculi encodes:
- a CDS encoding potassium channel family protein, translating to MFVVIMGAGRVGFLVAKMLEEEGHDVTIIEMDKERAKELSLLINGLVIEGDATDPKTLEEANIKQADAFAALTGKDDANLLACILAKHLNPRIKTSLRISNPQNRRIFEEVKDLKRYFDFVISPEEIAAEYISRNIVTPGFDRVLFPKEGAEIVKFKIDENSEIAGKLVKDLKLPKDALMIAVYDDKGNLIIPSGDTKLPEKGQVIVFAKNSVLEGVKGLLERKKQTNES from the coding sequence ATGTTCGTCGTGATAATGGGTGCCGGAAGGGTCGGCTTCCTCGTGGCGAAGATGCTCGAGGAGGAGGGACACGACGTAACCATCATCGAGATGGACAAGGAGCGCGCCAAGGAGCTGTCCCTCCTCATCAACGGCCTCGTCATAGAGGGCGATGCAACCGACCCGAAGACCCTTGAGGAGGCCAACATAAAGCAGGCCGACGCCTTTGCCGCCCTAACCGGCAAGGACGACGCGAACCTGCTCGCTTGCATACTCGCGAAGCACCTTAACCCGAGGATAAAGACTTCCCTGAGGATAAGCAACCCCCAGAACAGGCGCATCTTCGAGGAAGTGAAGGACCTCAAGCGCTACTTCGACTTCGTTATCTCCCCGGAGGAGATAGCCGCGGAGTACATAAGCAGGAACATAGTGACGCCGGGCTTTGACAGGGTCCTCTTCCCGAAGGAGGGGGCGGAGATAGTCAAGTTCAAGATCGACGAGAACAGCGAGATAGCCGGAAAGCTCGTTAAGGATCTAAAACTGCCGAAGGACGCGCTTATGATTGCAGTTTACGACGACAAGGGCAACCTGATAATCCCGTCCGGCGACACAAAGCTTCCCGAGAAGGGTCAGGTCATAGTCTTCGCCAAGAACAGCGTTCTGGAGGGCGTCAAGGGTCTGCTGGAGAGGAAAAAACAGACCAATGAAAGTTAA
- a CDS encoding V-type ATP synthase subunit H yields MEDVIKQIVDAEKEAEERIEKAKEEAREIVLKAREEAKLIEKEIIENAESQAQALVEKARLEGEEEAKRIIEEGERGIEELKVKATNNLEGAISAGIALVRGS; encoded by the coding sequence ATGGAGGACGTCATCAAGCAGATTGTCGATGCAGAGAAAGAGGCCGAGGAACGCATCGAAAAGGCCAAGGAGGAGGCAAGGGAGATAGTTCTCAAGGCCCGTGAAGAGGCCAAGCTCATCGAGAAGGAGATCATCGAGAACGCCGAGAGCCAGGCACAGGCCCTAGTTGAGAAGGCCAGGCTCGAGGGTGAGGAGGAGGCAAAGAGAATAATCGAAGAGGGTGAGAGGGGGATAGAGGAGCTCAAGGTGAAGGCCACCAACAACCTTGAGGGCGCTATCTCGGCAGGTATAGCACTCGTGAGAGGGAGCTGA
- a CDS encoding V-type ATP synthase subunit I, protein MFRPEEMVKIEIITLNRYKDTLLTYLHENGVVEIRELDVKAAQKDSPNEYHRKAASYSITISRLVEFLKAHRKKTGGGIKEFIFPPERERKKYRYEGIEKLIKDVEDFLSQVEPEIKAVEGKITSTQTEIERIKQEIAVLEMLSSLNLDVSYLRSTDMLEIVVGTVDRNKFKPLVEEINSATEGRAVIVSKDFKDKVLAVFVFLKRDYERANPILAKYSLERVEIPEGEGTPRELIAVYGEKLRKKEEELESARKDAEMLAEKYYDDVVFYQELMENERDKSTVLPMLARTNMTFALTGWLPRANVPEVLEGVKKVTEGKAYINIREPDRDEIDEIPIKLKNPGWARPFEMLTEMYGVPKYDEIDPTPIITFTYSFFFGFMLTDFMYGLIIAIIAALLVKGHKKFNDGTYKFSYTLLISSFFTMIMGVLFGSYFGNALDLAGFTVPRVWDTFKDALVVLQLALAIGLAHLFLGYTVGFVVRLKNGDKKGALLDQLSWMLIILAIVALVLGNLIPGSAMTGKGLFIVGLVLFAIGEIVNNGGLAVLLIISDFFGFIGSWLSYARLMALALATAGIAMVINILVQMIWGVSIGPVPIGIVIGLILFVGGQLFSVAINALGAFVHSLRLQYVEFFGTFYSGDGKPFQPFRAKREVSELEFEA, encoded by the coding sequence ATGTTCAGGCCCGAAGAAATGGTAAAGATTGAGATCATTACGCTCAACCGATACAAGGATACCCTTCTGACGTACCTCCACGAGAACGGCGTCGTTGAGATAAGGGAGCTGGACGTCAAGGCGGCCCAGAAGGACTCGCCCAACGAGTACCACAGGAAGGCGGCCTCGTACAGCATAACCATCTCGAGGCTGGTTGAGTTCCTGAAGGCCCACAGGAAGAAGACGGGCGGCGGCATAAAGGAGTTCATCTTCCCGCCGGAACGCGAGAGGAAGAAGTACCGCTACGAAGGCATCGAGAAGCTCATCAAGGACGTTGAGGACTTCCTGTCCCAGGTCGAGCCGGAGATAAAGGCGGTTGAGGGCAAGATAACCTCCACCCAGACGGAGATTGAGAGGATAAAGCAGGAGATAGCGGTTCTTGAGATGCTCTCATCGCTCAACCTCGATGTGTCCTACCTTCGCTCAACGGATATGCTTGAGATAGTCGTCGGAACGGTTGACAGGAACAAGTTCAAGCCCCTCGTTGAGGAGATCAACAGTGCCACGGAGGGGAGGGCAGTAATAGTCTCCAAGGACTTCAAGGACAAGGTTCTGGCCGTCTTCGTCTTCCTCAAGAGGGACTACGAGAGAGCCAACCCGATACTTGCCAAGTACTCACTCGAGAGGGTGGAGATACCCGAGGGTGAGGGAACCCCAAGGGAGCTTATAGCGGTTTACGGGGAGAAGCTAAGGAAGAAGGAAGAGGAACTCGAGAGCGCCAGGAAGGACGCCGAAATGCTGGCAGAGAAGTACTACGACGACGTGGTGTTCTACCAGGAGCTGATGGAGAACGAGCGTGACAAATCGACGGTACTTCCAATGCTCGCGAGGACGAACATGACCTTCGCTTTAACCGGCTGGCTCCCGAGGGCGAACGTCCCTGAGGTTCTCGAGGGAGTAAAGAAGGTCACCGAGGGCAAGGCCTACATCAACATCAGGGAACCGGACAGGGACGAGATCGACGAGATACCGATAAAGCTCAAGAACCCCGGCTGGGCTAGGCCCTTCGAGATGCTCACCGAGATGTACGGCGTTCCGAAATACGACGAGATAGACCCCACCCCGATCATAACCTTCACCTACTCGTTCTTCTTCGGCTTCATGCTCACCGACTTCATGTACGGCCTCATCATAGCCATAATAGCGGCCCTGCTCGTCAAGGGGCACAAGAAGTTCAACGACGGTACCTACAAGTTCTCCTACACTCTGCTCATCAGCTCGTTCTTCACCATGATAATGGGTGTCCTCTTCGGCAGCTACTTCGGCAACGCCCTCGATCTGGCAGGCTTCACCGTCCCGCGCGTCTGGGACACCTTCAAGGACGCGCTCGTCGTACTTCAGCTGGCGCTGGCGATAGGTCTCGCCCACCTCTTCCTCGGTTATACTGTGGGCTTCGTGGTCAGGCTCAAGAACGGCGACAAGAAGGGCGCACTGCTCGACCAGCTCTCCTGGATGCTCATAATCCTCGCCATCGTTGCACTGGTACTTGGAAACCTCATACCTGGCAGCGCCATGACGGGCAAGGGGCTGTTCATAGTAGGCCTCGTACTCTTCGCGATAGGTGAGATAGTCAACAACGGCGGACTGGCGGTGCTGCTCATCATATCGGACTTCTTCGGCTTCATCGGCAGCTGGCTCAGCTACGCGAGGCTCATGGCTCTGGCGCTCGCAACTGCAGGAATAGCGATGGTCATCAACATCCTCGTCCAGATGATATGGGGAGTCAGCATAGGCCCGGTTCCAATCGGCATAGTCATAGGTCTCATACTGTTTGTCGGCGGCCAGCTGTTTTCGGTCGCCATCAACGCGCTTGGAGCGTTTGTCCACTCGCTCC